One part of the Paramormyrops kingsleyae isolate MSU_618 chromosome 2, PKINGS_0.4, whole genome shotgun sequence genome encodes these proteins:
- the LOC140587627 gene encoding cytohesin-1-like, producing MTIETDTYLPTSKTPKMDDPDYVPVDLSPEMLSELEDIRRWKKAFLLDLKRLLEELREVIKEVEGLNSSTKSSKAVKKNSHVATGRKKFNMDPKKGIKFLVENDLLRHTPEDIAQFLFKGEGLNKTAIGDYLGERDDFNIQVLQAFVGLHQFPDFNLVQALRQFLWSFRLPGEAQKIDRMMEAFAQRYCHCNPGVFQSTDTCYVLSFSIIMLNTSLHNPNVRDKPSVDRFIAMNRGIDDGGNLPEELLRALYKSIKKEPFRIPEDDGNNMMQTFFNPDREGWLLKLGGGRVKTWNRRRFILMDNCLYYFGRSTDKEPRGIIPLENLSIREVKDSRKPNCFELYIPNNCGQLMKACKREADGRVVEGHHTVYRFSTATPEEKDKWIRSITAAVSVDPFYEMLAAKKKQIS from the coding sequence TCCCTGTGGACCTGAGTCCGGAGATGCTCTCTGAACTGGAGGACATCCGGCGGTGGAAAAAAGCCTTTCTGCTGGACCTCAAGAGGCTGCTGGAGGAGCTGAGAGAGGTCATCAAGGAAGTTGAGGGCCTTAACTCCAGCACCAAGAGCAGTAAAGCCGTAAAAAAGAATAGCCATGTTGCCACGGGAAGGAAGAAGTTCAACATGGACCCTAAGAAGGGTATCAAATTCTTAGTGGAAAATGATCTTCTCCGGCACACCCCTGAGGACATCGCCCAGTTCCTATTCAAGGGAGAGGGGCTGAACAAAACAGCCATTGGGGATTACCTGGGCGAGAGAGACGACTTTAACATCCAAGTCCTCCAAGCATTTGTTGGCCTTCATCAATTCCCAGACTTCAACCTGGTACAGGCTCTCAGGCAGTTCCTGTGGAGTTTCCGTCTGCCAGGAGAAGCTCAGAAGATTGACAGGATGATGGAGGCCTTTGCTCAGAGATACTGTCACTGTAATCCTGGAGTCTTCCAAAGCACAGACACATGCTATGTGCTTTCATTTTCTATCATCATGCTGAACACTAGTCTTCACAATCCGAATGTGAGAGACAAGCCCAGTGTGGACAGGTTCATTGCCATGAATCGAGGGATCGATGATGGGGGCAACCTCCCAGAAGAGCTCCTGAGAGCTCTTTATAAGAGCATCAAGAAGGAGCCTTTCAGAATTCCTGAAGATGATGGCAATAATATGATGCAGACTTTCTTCAACCCTGACAGAGAGGGTTGGCTCCTCAAACTGGGAGGAGGGCGGGTGAAAACCTGGAATAGGCGGCGGTTCATCCTGATGGATAACTGCCTTTATTACTTTGGACGCAGTACGGATAAGGAACCCAGGGGGATCATTCCACTGGAGAATCTGAGCATCCGTGAGGTGAAGGACTCCAGGAAGCCTAACTGCTTTGAACTTTACATCCCCAACAACTGCGGACAGCTGATGAAAGCCTGCAAGAGAGAGGCGGATGGCCGCGTGGTGGAAGGACATCACACGGTGTACCGCTTCTCGACGGCAACCCCTGAAGAGAAGGACAAATGGATACGCAGCATCACCGCTGCTGTGAGCGTGGACCCTTTTTATGAGATGCTGGcagcaaaaaagaaacagatcTCTTAA
- the LOC140587703 gene encoding uncharacterized protein: MAQRERIQRAVLWTDTHHWEAWNLWDEVIDWGEGMEEFSPVTPPTVQAGGVKGGFVMEGTEADISMMNMLNGEENVCEGGVTVEEVKAGGEKSSGNSVEYMVSQGGRTRLEPIQEEELEEEGETDEALQEAEDTDAAIVDRWQCMAAYVARIWLQALQEDGPKEDEDTDVIFQEAEDADATTVVRFQCMVASEDRSQLVTIPEEGPEEEDDTDMMKTDKIKEDADAGRERAERRPQAGPQVCGQQGAPLF; encoded by the exons atggcgcagag AGAGCGGATTCAGAGAGCTGTTCTATGGACCGACACCCACCACTGGGAAGCCTGGaacctgtgggacgaggtgatcgactggggagaaGGTATGGAGGAGTTCTCACCAgtgacaccccccactgtccaggctGGGGGGGTTAAGGGGGGATTTGTGATGGAGGGGACAGAGGCTGATATCAGTATGATGAATATGCTAAATGGAGAGGAGAATGTATGTGAGGGGGGAGTGACTGTGGAGGAGGTTAAGGCAGGAGGAGAGAAAAGTTCTGGGAATTCTGTAGAATATATGGTGTCACAAGGAGGCAGAACTCGGCTAGAACCCATCCAGGAGGAAGAACTTGAGGAAGAGGGTGAAACAGATGAGGCACTTCAGGAGGCAGAAGACACTGATGCTGCCATAGTGGACCGATGGCAATGCATGGCGGCATATGTAGCCAGAATATGGCTGCAGGCTTTACAGGAAGATGGACCTAAAGAAGATGAAGACACTGATGTGATATTCCAGGAGGCAGAAGATGctgatgctaccacagtggtcAGGTTTCAATGTATGGTGGCATCTGAAGACAGATCACAGCTAGTGACTATACCAGAAGAAGGACCTGAGGAGGAGGACGACACTGACATGATGAagacagataaaataaaagaagatgctgatgcaggacgggagagggcagagcggcggcctcaggcagggccgcaggtgtgtggccagcagggggcgccacttTTTTGA